A window from Pseudooceanicola algae encodes these proteins:
- a CDS encoding paraquat-inducible protein A — protein sequence MTMAPADGSSTRPPLRAPGGPAAGAEGEWGDLADLAACPRCDAVYRVALPRPGERAVCGRCHHVLMTPRKGAGKQIIGLSISVLILISAAACFPFLSISAAGLSSSTSVLGAALAFRGDGILALLSLALAALIVFIPALRAALTIYVLAPIVRDRPAAPHANLAFRLSESLRPWSMAEIFAIGCAVALVKVAGLAHVGFGPAFWIFAILVVLVILQDTLMCPYSVWRALDSETAVDRPPRPKERRKDRADQLRRTPETEQGT from the coding sequence ATGACCATGGCACCCGCAGACGGCAGCAGCACCCGCCCGCCCCTGCGCGCGCCGGGTGGTCCTGCGGCCGGGGCAGAGGGCGAATGGGGCGACCTGGCCGATCTGGCCGCCTGCCCGCGCTGCGATGCGGTCTATCGCGTGGCCCTGCCCCGACCCGGCGAACGGGCCGTCTGCGGGCGCTGCCACCATGTTCTGATGACGCCGCGCAAAGGCGCGGGCAAGCAGATCATCGGCCTGTCGATTTCGGTGCTGATCCTGATCTCGGCGGCGGCCTGCTTCCCCTTTCTCAGCATTTCGGCGGCAGGGTTGAGCAGTTCGACCTCTGTCCTGGGCGCGGCACTGGCGTTCCGGGGCGACGGCATCCTGGCGCTGCTGTCGCTGGCGCTGGCGGCGCTGATCGTGTTCATCCCGGCACTGCGTGCGGCTTTGACGATCTACGTGCTGGCGCCGATCGTACGTGACCGCCCGGCCGCACCCCATGCCAATCTGGCGTTCCGGCTGTCGGAATCCCTGCGCCCCTGGTCGATGGCCGAGATTTTTGCCATCGGCTGCGCCGTGGCGCTGGTCAAGGTCGCCGGCCTGGCCCATGTCGGCTTTGGGCCCGCATTCTGGATCTTTGCCATCCTCGTGGTGCTGGTGATCCTGCAGGATACGCTGATGTGCCCCTATTCGGTCTGGCGCGCGCTGGATTCCGAGACCGCCGTAGATCGTCCGCCACGACCGAAAGAACGGCGCAAAGATCGCGCTGACCAACTGCGCCGCACACCGGAAACGGAGCAAGGGACATGA